The Bos indicus x Bos taurus breed Angus x Brahman F1 hybrid chromosome 21, Bos_hybrid_MaternalHap_v2.0, whole genome shotgun sequence genomic interval aaggtcatctaggttttctcATATGCTATCTTCTAGGAGTTCTGCAGTTCTGCATTGTGCATTTGtgtctgtgatccattttcagttcattttatgAAGGGTTTCAGGTTGAGTCATGGTTTTGCGTGTGGACGTCCAACTGTTTGAGCATCGTTTCTTGAAAAGGACTGTTCTTCCACTATTGACTTTGCTTTCCTCCTTTGTCTGAGAGCAGTTGACTATTTGTGTGGGTCTAATTCTGGGCTTTGTTGTGTTCcagctttatttattcatttttaattaattaatatttggcTTATGGATGTCCAGTCATACTaccactatttgttgaaaagactatcttttcccaTATTGAGTTACCTTGGTATTTTATAGAAATTCAGAGCATAAGCGTTTACTTCTGGACCCGCCCTTCTGCTCCACTCATCTGTAGCTTACACTTGCCCCATTATCACACTGTCTGAGTACCTTGATTTTATAAGAAGCTTTGAAATTGGGTAGTGTAAAGCCTCcaacttcatttttctccttcctccccaccccaaactcTTTTGTTTATCCTAGAGACCCATTTCATGTGAATTTTACTACCAGCTTGTCAATTTCCACAAAAAAAGCCTGCTGGGATTTTGCTAGAACTAAACTTACAGATCTATTTGGGAAGAATGGCCAACGTAATTGAGTCATCCAGTCCTTGAACATGGAATTTCTCTTCATTGATTTAGaccttctttaatttctctcaacaatGTTTTGCTGTCTTCAGTAATTAAGGCTCATGCTTCCTTTATTAAACATATTGAGTATTTACTTCTCTTTTAATGCTGTTGTGAGTGGAGTTGTATCTTTATGTAATTTTAAGCATTCCTAGCTTTGGAGGACTTTGCTATTTGGGGAACATTGTTCTCATCATCTGTAAAAGTTGGAAGTTATATAATTCCAACCAAGTTGGTCCTGTCATTTCAGGTACATTGAGGGTAAAGCACAAATACTTAATAATTACCATCTCAAGTGACTTGGGGGTTGCTTGTTGGTCGtagattatttattcattcattttgggCACAAAACCAGCTATTTATTTAGCTCGCATTTTGGTTGGTGATTTTGGTGAGGCAGAGCTGGGTGCTCTTCTGCCCTAAGCTGGGTTGGCCTGTGTGTCTGCAGTCGCCTGATCAGCTGTTTCTTAGGACCAGCTAGATGTTGGCTGGCACCATGAGGGTGCCCAGGCCTGTTTCTTGCATGGTGGCAGGCTAGCCCAGGTTTGTTCTCGTGTGAGGGGTAGAGATCTGAGAGAATGGAGAGGCCCTGGACCCCAGCAGGCCTGGGCTCAGAGCTGGTGTGCTCTTGCCAGCTTCCTTCTGTTGCTCAGAGTGAGTCACCGGTGAGCCAGATTGAAGGGGAGAGGAGATAAACCCCGTCTCTTGATGGGAGAAGCTCAGAATCACATGCAGAGCTGTGTGGATATAGAAAGGGGAATAACTGTGTCCATTTTTGCAAACAGTTCACTGTAAGAGTGTGTACTTCTGTAATTCAGCCTGGCTAATTCgactctttgtttgtttgtttctttgggaAATTACTTACCTTTGAATTTTTTGCAGGCACAAAGACCACCTCTTCCAAAGGCGCTGAGTAGGTGACATGTTTCTTTTCTTAGATTCCGGGACATTCAGAGCACAAGCAACCGGGTAGTTGGGAAGTGAGGAAGGTGATGTAGTCGGGTGCACGTGGCATTTTTAGCTTAGGGTGACAATGGACGTGACTGACTGCACGGACATATTCCTGTTGCAGAAACAGCAACTGTACTGGTATTAGTTCTGGTTGCAGTGAAGTTAAATCGGTGTgggaaagtgggggaggggcCAGCTGAAGCCTGTCTTGCTCTGCAGTAGCAGTTCACTCATGTTCCATGGAAAACAGGACTTGGTCTGTTTGTGGTTAAACGTGCTTTGCCATAATCGGCCAAGGTGAACTCTGTACCCTGGAGCAAGTCCTAGCCCATTTCCCTGGGTTCAGGGGGAACTCTGATGTTGCCCAGATGCTCCTCCTTGGCTTTGGGGGGTCTCTGAACTGTGTTCAGTGAGGGAGGGGTGTGAGGACTCTGTGTGCATCGTGGCCTCACCCTGCCTAGTCCCCTGAGTTTGCTGTGATTTCAGGGCGATAGCCGAGTGGCCTTGCTCGCAGCAGTTGAGAGTGTCTGGGCTGCCAGTCAGCTGAGGAGTGGGTGGTTTCGAGTGATCTGCTGTCTCGTCTTCGGGCGTTTAGTTTGTGAGGCTGGCGCTGCTTCCAGGGGTACCAGGGACCTGGCCAAGTGGGGTCCCGCTGGGTCCCGGCAGGCTGGTCCCCGCGGGGGACCACGCGTGTCTCTTGCCTTCCCACAGGCAGCCTGTGCGGTGACAGCACAGGTACCTGCTACCTCCTGCCGGTCTTCGACACCGTGTTTGTCCGGAGGCGCCACCGCCGGCGGGGCCTGGGGCTAACCATGCTGCAGGACTTCTGCCAGACGTTCCGAGAGGATGAGGCCCTGGGTGTCAGCTGGCCTATCTCGCCCGCCATGTACCAAGGTGATGGCTGCATCGGGGAGGGGCATCTGGGGAGTGGGATGCATAACTCCCGTGTGTTCCAGATGATTCTGGGGGGGGGAGGTCCCTTGGAAGCTCTGGCACCATGACGGGCCTGTgggttttctcttccttctgagaAACCTCCCGTTGCTTCAGCACTGAGACCGCAAGCTTGATCACAAGGGGCAAACTTTGTCCGGCCCCTGAGAAAgagctagatttagaaaataataaaaaccaaacCAACCCAGCGTCAGAGAGAAGCAGAATGCAGGGAACTTACACTCTGTTGACAGCTGCTGTCGGGTCTCAGTGGGCCTTTGCTCTCTCCTGAGAAGATGGTAATCATCACTCTGCCCTTCCAGCCAGGAGCCCCAGGGGGACCAGGAGCTGAGGGAAGCGTGCTCTGAGCCCTCCCCAGGTTCCCCTGGGGAGGAGCATGCTTCAGAGGACAGGGGCCACACCGAAAAGACCCTCCCATGGCCTGTATCTCCACCTGGCAGGGAAGGAAGCTCTGACGGTGCTGACTGCGAATCATACTCGAGGTCTCAGTTGCTTCTGCGTCGCCCTCGCTGTGCCTGGGCTCGGGGGTGAGCAGGCAGTGTGTAGACAGGGCAGCAGCTGGAGGCCCAGGCCGGCTGCTCCATGCCTGCCTGACCGCCTTTTATCTGCTACAGTCCTGGCCTTGGAATGGCCCAGAGGGCCCGCTGCCCAGGGCCCCATGCTTTAGCGCCCTGTCGAGGCTGAACCTCTGTCCATGCCATGAGGAAAGTGGGCCCAAGGGGATGTTCTCAGCCAGGTCCAGGCCACTCCTAAACCAGCTCAGGCTACTGGAACCCGAGGATTCTTGCCCGGGGCTGTCGAGGGCCCGAGTGGATGCCATCTTGGGCCTGTGCACCTAAGGCGGACCGTAACACCCATCTGCACGTCCTTATTCTGGTGGGGTGTCATGGAGTGTGGGTGTGGGGTCCACGTTCGTATGTCCAGTGTGTGGGGAGCTGgacggggaggagagggtgggctgCCAGCTGGGGGCCAGCTCGCTTGGCACTGCCACCTTCAAGTGCAAAACACCCAGGAGTCTAAGAATTCTAAATTTAAAACTGGCTTTTCCTCTTGTTGAGGAGTTACATTTGTCAAGACAGGAGAGCAGGGCTACCTATCTAGCATTCGACCAGCTTGGCTTCCACCTTCTTAGCATCACGCCCTCTGGGTTCCATCTGCGCTCTTGCCAGGGGCCTGATGCAGCCCCCCGTGCTGGCTGAACTGGGGCCCTGCCATGTGGAAATGCTCACCCCGTGAATGTGGCATAGACATCTACAACCTTGAGGGGTTTGGAGTCCGGACGTCTGTGGATGAGTGGGAAGGGTCCCTGGGAGAGGAGGGCTGCGGGGCTCAGAGGCAGGGACGGTGTCTGCAGAGGGGACTGGGTGGGTGATGTTATGGGGCTGAATAGGGTCCCCCCCAAAGTCTAACCCCCAGGGTGACTGTATGTGGAGATggagtccctcagtcgtgtccgcctctttgtgaccgcatggactgaagcactccaggctccctcgtcctccactgtctcctggggtttgcccacactcatgtccattgtgtcagtgatgccaggAGCTATAAGGAGGTGATTAAGGTTGGATGAGGTCCTAAGGGGGGCCATGATCCAACAGGACAAGTAAGAGGAGGCCCCCGTAAGAAGAGGAGATAGGGCCCAGTGGGTACAGAAGGGAGATGGGGAGAAGACACAGTCAGAAGAACCATCTCCAAGCCAAAAAGGGAGGTCTCAGGAGAAGGCAAGCCTGCTGACGCCTTGATCTCGAACTTCCAGCCCAGAGCTATGAGAAGACAACTGTCAGTGGTTTAAGActacccccaccaccccccaccccccaccccccgggcgAGTGGTGTTTCACTGTGGCCCCCGAGCAGGCTGGACGGGGTGGGTAAaagtgggaggcaggggaggggcacaGAGGGGTCAGAGAGCTGGGGGTGGGCCGGGCGGGGGACACAGGGGAGGGTGGGCATGGTCAGCGGCCCCCCTGACTGCTCTGTGCACCTCCCCCCAGTCTGCAGGAAGTTCCTGGCGGCCCACCCAGCCGAGCGGGGACGCCTGTGGGAAGTGGAGCCCCCCGGAGCCTGGGGCCAGCGAGATAACATCTGGCTGAAGGTTCAGCTTCAACAGTCAAGACTTCATCTGGACTGTGAGTGGGGTGGAGCCGTGCCCTGTGGGCTGATCGCTTCTAGGGTTGGTTCGGATGAGTCTGCCGGGGAGACCATCTCTGTCGCTGTTGCAGGGACAAAGGAGAGAGCGAGCACCGGGTGGTGGCATCCTGGCCTGCTGCCGCCTCCCTTCCTGAAGGAGCCACACCTTCCAGACCCTCTTGCTCAAATATTAGCTCTCCCTCAGTGTAGCCGGATCAGAGATTCCCTGGGAGTCAGGGTCCCCGTGTTCTGATTGGAAGGATCAGGGAAGTCAGCAGGAAGGTGCCTTGGAGACGCCGGTTGCCGCAGGCGGAGTGCGTCATCTGTGAAGATTCTGAGGCACACAGAAGTTCTCGGGGCAGCAGACTCTGCACCTCTTCCGCCGGGAGGGCTCACGCGGGCAGCGGCCCACGTTCTGTGTCTGTGAGGCCTGCCTCGCGCTGGGTGGTGGACAGCCCTGTTAGGGACACACCTGCCGCCTCCAACAAGCGTGCAGCGGGTTTGGTGGCGGATGGCGTCTGTGCCCAGGTGGGGGGTCTCAGGTGGGGAGGCTGACGACCCCAGGCCGGGTCTCAGAGGCAGCTGGGGCTCAGGGCTGCAGTGGGGTGTGGGGGTCTAACTGTTCAGATTCACCGGCCGCAGTGAAGGCGTGGCTCCTCCTGGTCCCCAGCCCCCTTCAGCGTCTGTGCCAGCCCCGCGGCTGTGGGCAGCTCGTTAGGGATGGGCGTGCTGGGTGCCAGGCCTTCTCTTCCCCCGGGAGATGGATTCCCCTGAGGTGGAGACCGGGGAGAGCACCGGGGAGCTCACTGATGACAACAGCCATAGGTTTTGCTCCTCGGCTGCCTTTGGGCCAGGAGGCTTAATGGGTCTTTGCAGGAATTAATGGGGTGGCCGGGCACCTGGGGAGGAGGCCGCAGCAGGGCCGTGACTGCGATTCTAATGAGgcggttaagtgacttgccctgcGGGGCTCAGTCAGAGATGAAGGGAAACCCGTCTGGTCCTGAGCGCTTGGCCAGGCGGCCGTGGGGCTTCACAAATGAGCCTGCAGCCTCCACGCAGGCCCGGCCCTGCGGCTTGGACACTGAAGCTCCTTGGCTGAAAATGGGGGGGAAAAAGGTGGGGGGCTGCCCTTCAGAATGCGGAAATAGCAGGGGCTGGAGGGGGTTGGCAGGGGAGGACATTGTCGCATAACTGGGGAGATGGTTTCCTCTGAGGAGAACTCCACTGGGGGTTATTTTGAGAGCTGAGGAAGCTGGTGTGGTCTGGTCAGGGGAAGCGAGCTAGGATTCCAATGCCAACCCTGACACTGTAGCTCACTCCGAGATGCACCAACTCTCTCCTTAAAACAGGAAATGAACTTTCACAGAGAATGTTCTAGAATGAAGGAAGAAGGGCCATGCTTATAATTAGGGTTATAATTAGATTACAgaaactgtaattttttaaaaaaaactctaaatTATGGTCTTTTCACTCCCTGTGTAAATCATGGTTAGTTCCCAGTTTCACCTACACCTCCTGTCTCCCCCAGGGCCAGCAGTCAGGATTTTAATTCACTGGCCAAGGTTTTCCGCCAACCAGCTTCATCTTGTAACAATTTTGTCAGTTAGCGCTGACACGCAGGTTTTTTCCAGGTTGGCGAGTGGGGGCCACAGATGCAGTCACAGATTAGCCCAGATGCTTGGAGTTTCTCAATTTTTAGTCTGTTTCTCTCCTCACAGAAATCAGCCCATGTTAGCCCACTGGGGTTTCCCAACCAGCACCAAGACTGCACCCAAACAGTGCAGGTTCTGGAAACTTCTCTTCCCTGGAAATCTCATGAGaccatttatttttagtttttaattattcTTAGGGTCACtttctttatttgttctttttttcaactTCTATCTTTTGTGCCTTCATTCCTGACTATTATTTAGGAGGTCTCCCACAGTTTCATGGACCATAGGAATAGAACTTTAGCAAGAAGCCCGGTGGGGCCATGGCTTTTTACATTCTAAGGAAGGCGTAGACATTTTACAACATTCCACAACATCCCAGTGGGAAATTAACTTCTGCTCCTTTcagatgttttaaaatctatttttgaaGCTGTGTTGGGGCTTTTAGAGTTTGCATGGTCCTGACTGTTGATAACATCTGTGGCTTATAAAGgccctgaaaatattttcagggtTATGCAGACCTTTTGAGAGAAGGAGTTGGTGAGAAACTTTTTCTTTCTACACTCAGTTACAGATGAAGCCTTTGAAACTTGACCAATAGGATCAGAATTCTGTCTTATGTGACTTCCCTGAAAGCCTACACATGCCTACgtttttttcctggagaagaagaaactgaacacatcaacagtttttttttttttttttaagaaaaaaaagttgctgGAGGCAGGAAGTAATTACAcacagattaattttttttttcatttttaggttatatttttgctttctttttccagGTGAATTTTTAGTACATTCAATTGTCATCCTCaggggaaaaacattttttttttctatttatatgtaatttttaagcTGGAGGGAATGGACATTAAGAGATGTGAAATATTTGCGCTGAGGAGGTGGGGGCATTTTTCTAAAAGCCTGATGCTTTGCAGACTGCAGCTCTAACTTGTTCCAGCTTGTTCCGGAGCATCCGACATTACATGGAGCATGTTTATGCGGGAGAGCTATGCTGAGAGGAGCAAAGGGCAGAACCGCCGCATTGGAAGGGCTTTTTGGGCTATCGCTGCTCTTTGAAAGGTTGTGTGGCTCCCTCTAGCGGCCACTGTTATCGTCTGCAGCCCCAGACGGTAATGGGTAGGCTTCTGCCTTCGCCCTGTGTGGCTGTTTCTGTTTCTCATCCTTGTGGGTCCAAATTAGTGCGttcatgaataataataaaaaagtattgCACTTTCATTGCCTAGGAATAAAATGCAAGTGAAAGTTTGAAACCTATTGGCATACTTTCACCCataacactggagaaggaaatggcaactcactgcagtgttcttgcctggagaatccatggacagaggagcctggagggctacagtccatgggatggcaaaaagtcagacacgactgaagcgacttagcacacacacgcacgtgtcCATAACACGTGAAAAACAAAGGTTCACACACCAGGAAAGGAAGAAGATGTGTGATGAATGATCTACTTCATTCCCTCATCCAGCTGATCACTGTTAACGGAGCATTTCTCAACATTTCTTACTGTCCAGGTGATCAGGATACAGTAGTGAGCAAGGCTGGTTTTTGTGAAGGAAAGTACATGGGCAATTAGTACTGTGTTGTATAAAATCCTTACATATCACAGAGAGCTAATGAGGGCTGgtgtttttaaatgcttataattAAATTTTCCCAAACCAAATTTTGGTCATTTATGATGTCTGGAAATGAAACTGTACACATTTATTTCTATAGGTAAAATGTAGTACATgtattctttatttgaaaaatgcgATTTGTCTTTTCAGCTCAAATAGAAAACTGCCCATTCTTTGCCTAAGGTATCTGAACCCCCCACCACACCTTCACATATGGATTTTGAGGTGTGGGGAGGTTACACAGTAGGATAAGAAAGTTACCCCTTCCAAGTTGGTGCTTGTTTGGTAGGATGCAGAGGGAGGCTAAATTAGCATGTCTCTCTTGTGAGTAGGAATTCCAATGCGCAAAGGGGAGGGCTGaggaatagaaggggaaataTGACTCCAAATAATGCCTGAACAGCTGGGAGAATAGATCTAAATTCCGGCTCAGAAATGCTTGAGTAGAGGTGCTCTCCCAACAACCTGGCAGGTGTTCCTGTCCTAGGAGGGCACGTAGCAAATGTCAGGGTGAAGATCAAAAAGGATGGAACTGGGTTGTGGGGAACCACGCTTTACATGATCATAAGGGGTCCCCCTTCTATTAGTAATCGTTTGTCTGTCTGCTCCCTTGAGAGTCACTCCATTTGCTGACCTCACTGTCTTGCTTGGGGAGGGCAGCTCACCCAGGACATTCCAAGGAGGCCGTGGCTACTCGTGGGCAGACTTCTCAGGATGATGGACCCGGGCTCTCCCATAACGGAGAAGACCACAAGGTACGGTGACAAATGGGTGTCATTCTAGGGCTGGTCCTGGGGCCGTGCTCGCACAGCCTCGTGAACACCTCTGCTCTGGGCTCCTCTGCAGCAGTGGGCCCTTGATTTATGCTCAGAATCTCTGAGCTGTGGTGGATGGAAACACCATTGCAATCAGAGTTTTCATGGCCCTCTTCTCTAAGCTTGACAAGCTCCAACGAAGCCAAGACTAAACAGAAAACACATGGGAATCAGCTGTAACTTTACATTGTTAAGtaaatatggaaaaatctgaatttcaaatTCTGCGATGGACCAGTGTCTTTCAGGCAGAAcaattgtgtttttcttttctcccctgctCCTCCAGTCCACATGCTCCTGctcggtcacttcagtcgtgtctgactctttgtgaccctgtggactgcagcccgccaggctcctctgtccatgggattctccagacaagaatactggagtggttgccctgccctcctccaggggatcttcccaacccagggatcgaaccctcatctcctgtgtctgctacattgcaggcgggttctttactgctgagtccaGATGCTAGAAAATGGAATAGGGCATGAGGTTATGAGATGGTCCAGAGTGGTGGCAGATAGAACCGTGGGCAAGGTTGGGCTTCTGGATATTTCTTGGTGGCCTGCTgccactcagtattttgtaagaTTTTGGAGAGATATGATTCCATGAGCATTTTCCTGAGGCCACGCCAGACACTTGTCCTCATAAGGTGATTGCACTGACATCCATTCGCTGGCATAGAAGGGCCTCTGCTCTTgaatccctggagaagtgataacAATGTTAAACTCCAAAACTGACAATTGCATGTTATGGGGAGTGCTGCTTATCTTGCAAAGTAGGTGGTTCTGGGATAGAAGACTCAACATCAAAGGCAGAAAATATCCCAGAAACTGCTGGATTGTCTTGGGAAATCTGCCTGGTGTCTGACATCAATTCTTGTCCTCTGGCAGAGAAGGGCCTTCATGTTCCTTGAGTCGCAGTGGAAAGATGGGCTGGCTTAGGACCCTCTCAGGCTACTGAGCCGAGTGTGTGCTGTGCCTCTTCGCTGATCTCTGCCTCTCCTTTTCAACCTTGAAGACCATTAGAGAAAGCAGGAGGTGTTCAGGGTGCCCCGGACATGCCCATGGGCATGCATGTCTGGGGAcatctgcattttccaaattttgaaatagaatttCCTTAGTCTCGTTCTTTCTTTGATCTCCCCTGGCCAAGACTTCATGCTCTACCAGTAAATACATTCCCATCAGTAAATCTGCACATGGAGCATCTTACATACAAAACATAAGACGGCCCACCCAGTGGCTGGCCTGGTGTTTGAACCTGGCTTGCCCGCTCTGAGTTCGCAGTGCAGGCGCTGCCAGGCCAGGACCCCAATAGGGCTTTCAGCGTTAACTGAGACGCTCTGTTGCTTCTCTTCTGGTTTTAGGAGAGGATCAGCAGAGACCGGGAGCAGACCGATGGTGACCACGCAGTGAAGGCAGCAGCGGGGTGGCTTGCGCGAGCCTGCTGGGCGGGGCAGGAGGGGCGGACAGTGGCAGGTGCCGGGCTGCCCGGGGGGCCAGCATGCAGCCCCGCCCCTGACCCCCGCAGGCTGAGCTGACCCTGGGGAGGCCGAGCTGACCCCCGGGAGGCCAGCCCCGTCTCTGACCCCCAGGAGGCTGGTCCCCTGCTCTGAACCCTGGGAGATCAGCCCTGCCTCTGACCCCCACAGGCCGAGCTGACCCCGGGGAGGCTGGCCCCATCCCTGACCCCCGGGAGGCTGAGCTGACCCTGGGGAGGCCGAGCTGACCCCCGGGAGGCCAGCCCCATCCCTGACCCCTGGGAGACTGGCCCCCACCTCTGAACCCCGGGAGATCGGCCCTGCCTCTGACCCCCGCAGGCCGAGCTGACCCCGGGGAGGCCGGCCCCATCCCTGACCCCCGGGAGGCTGGCCCCTGCCTCTGACCCCCGGGAGATTGACCCTGTCTCTGACGCCCTGCCTCTGACCCCCGCAGGTCGAGCTGACCCCCGGGGAGGCCGGCCCCCGCCTCTGACCcccaggagatcagccctgcctCTGACCCCTGCAGGCTGAGCTGACCCTGGGGAGGCTGGCCCTGCCCTCGGGGTTGGAGCGCTGCTGTCCCTCTAGGCTCCTGTCACGGGGTGCTGCCCCATGTCCCTGCTGTGCTGTCCTTTGAGGGACAAACGACCACACAGACCTCCCTACCCCAGGCTTGATGTGTGGGCTCAGGTGATGCCAAGTCTGAGAAGCGCTGCAGTGAATACCAAAGCCCTGTTGGGGGCAAATGACTATATTCCTGCTTGAGCTTCAGAAGCCTGTTCGTTAAGCCTAATGGGGTTTCTCTAGCTCAGGATGAGTTGGTGAAGACTGCCCCAGGCCCCTGT includes:
- the FAM169B gene encoding protein FAM169B, with translation MDAEAARGAAGIYPVDILEDDPAGHQEATLAYYAMLEEGAGPSPEVFSLPTGEQVKLEASSVCFCTVHRDEPQHKILVLVNPQDTKTVVAVYVKQSWWATEDVLRTSNPSREGLMKVQSFGERIVLFILNVVIFGRLERNLDDDDMFFLPHSVKEEAKILWRDGAAVGFYTTKRKGSLCGDSTGTCYLLPVFDTVFVRRRHRRRGLGLTMLQDFCQTFREDEALGVSWPISPAMYQVCRKFLAAHPAERGRLWEVEPPGAWGQRDNIWLKVQLQQSRLHLDSHPGHSKEAVATRGQTSQDDGPGLSHNGEDHKERISRDREQTDGDHAVKAAAGWLARACWAGQEGRTVAGAGLPGGPACSPAPDPRRLS